One genomic segment of Sanyastnella coralliicola includes these proteins:
- the gdhA gene encoding NADP-specific glutamate dehydrogenase, with amino-acid sequence MHHAQIEEFMNLVRDRNQNEPEFQQAVQEVAEAIIPFIEENPKYADARILERIIEPERVLMFRVPWLDDEGNVQVNRGYRIEFNSAIGPYKGGLRFHPTVNLSILKFLGFEQIFKNSLTTLPMGGGKGGSDFNPKGKSDNEVMRFCQSFMTELARHIGPNTDVPAGDIGVGGREIGYMFGQYKRLRNEFTGVLTGKGLNWGGSLIRPEATGYGCVYFAQNMLATKNDSFQGKTVAISGSGNVAQYACEKATELGATVVTMSDSGGFIHDPEGITAEKLAWIMDLKNVRRGRIHEYATEFASATYYEGQRPWGVNCDIALPCATQNELDGDEAKTLLSNGCKAVAEGANMPCTPEAIEAFADAKILFAPGKASNAGGVATSGLEMSQNSLRYNWTREEVDSRLKNIMKDIHEACVNYGTTDGHTDYVKGANIAGFVKVADAMIDQGVV; translated from the coding sequence ATGCATCACGCTCAGATTGAAGAGTTCATGAATTTGGTTCGCGATCGCAACCAGAATGAACCTGAGTTCCAACAAGCCGTGCAAGAAGTTGCAGAGGCTATCATTCCTTTCATCGAGGAGAACCCTAAATATGCTGACGCACGCATCCTGGAGCGAATTATCGAGCCAGAACGTGTTCTCATGTTCCGTGTTCCTTGGCTAGATGACGAAGGAAATGTTCAAGTTAACCGTGGTTACCGCATTGAGTTCAACTCTGCCATCGGACCTTACAAGGGAGGACTTCGCTTCCACCCTACTGTGAACCTCAGCATCCTGAAGTTCCTTGGATTCGAGCAGATCTTCAAGAACTCGTTGACTACACTCCCAATGGGTGGTGGTAAAGGTGGTTCTGACTTCAACCCAAAAGGAAAGTCAGACAACGAAGTCATGCGATTCTGCCAAAGCTTCATGACGGAGCTAGCGCGCCATATCGGTCCTAACACAGACGTACCTGCTGGTGACATCGGTGTTGGTGGACGTGAAATCGGATACATGTTCGGTCAGTACAAGCGTCTTCGCAACGAGTTTACCGGTGTATTGACTGGTAAAGGATTGAACTGGGGTGGATCACTTATCCGTCCCGAAGCAACTGGATACGGTTGTGTGTACTTCGCTCAAAACATGTTAGCGACCAAGAACGACAGCTTCCAAGGGAAGACCGTTGCTATCTCGGGTTCTGGAAACGTAGCACAGTACGCTTGTGAAAAAGCAACTGAGCTCGGAGCTACTGTAGTAACAATGTCTGATTCTGGTGGCTTCATTCACGATCCAGAAGGAATCACTGCTGAGAAACTCGCTTGGATCATGGATCTTAAGAACGTTCGTCGTGGACGTATCCATGAGTACGCTACAGAGTTTGCTTCAGCTACATACTACGAAGGACAGCGTCCTTGGGGTGTGAACTGTGACATCGCTCTTCCTTGTGCGACGCAGAACGAGCTTGACGGTGACGAGGCGAAGACACTTCTTTCAAACGGCTGTAAGGCAGTTGCTGAAGGAGCAAACATGCCTTGTACTCCAGAAGCGATTGAAGCATTTGCTGACGCGAAAATATTGTTCGCTCCTGGTAAAGCATCAAACGCTGGTGGTGTAGCTACTTCTGGACTAGAAATGTCTCAGAACTCGCTTCGTTACAACTGGACGCGCGAAGAAGTGGATTCACGCTTGAAGAATATCATGAAAGACATTCACGAAGCATGTGTGAACTACGGTACAACTGACGGTCACACTGACTACGTGAAAGGCGCAAACATCGCTGGATTCGTGAAGGTGGCTGACGCAATGATCGACCAAGGGGTAGTTTAA
- a CDS encoding imelysin family protein, giving the protein MNVFRLTGFLGLALVVGCGDGDQGGGCTDQFAVNYNAEATVDDGSCKYDADGPFSVDKQAIRDTYAEIVFASYQDAQEAAKALQASINDFVAAPDEDKFEACKQAWLAAREPYGQTEAYRFSNGPIDNEEGPEGYLNAWPLDEGYIDYVEGAPNSGIIHDLEIYPSLEKSLLQQLNEQGGEENVAIGYHAIEFLLWGQDDPETSTLKAGDRPHTDYVSAPNAERRAEYLVLCADLLVEHLGDMVDTWNPEGGEYYQEFMAMDVNLALQQIITGIATLSKSELAGERIFVALDNQNQEDEHSCFSDNTHRDIYLNAQGIANVFQGSYTRPNGDRIEGVGFIDLLAKVDSSLTVEAHEITAAALQNSQQIPVPFDHSLTLETTGGDGPIMKAILSLQKQGDLFIEVRNALRLEQLLGTS; this is encoded by the coding sequence ATGAATGTTTTTCGATTGACAGGATTCTTAGGACTCGCGCTGGTTGTGGGTTGTGGAGATGGAGACCAAGGAGGCGGCTGCACCGATCAATTCGCAGTGAACTACAACGCAGAAGCTACAGTTGACGATGGATCGTGTAAATACGATGCAGACGGACCCTTTTCTGTTGACAAGCAAGCCATTCGTGATACCTACGCTGAAATCGTCTTTGCTTCCTACCAAGATGCACAAGAAGCTGCGAAAGCCCTTCAAGCATCAATTAACGACTTTGTAGCTGCCCCGGATGAAGATAAGTTTGAGGCGTGTAAACAAGCGTGGCTCGCAGCTCGTGAACCCTACGGACAAACAGAAGCATATCGTTTTTCAAACGGACCTATCGATAATGAAGAAGGTCCTGAAGGTTACCTGAATGCATGGCCACTTGATGAAGGATACATCGATTACGTTGAAGGTGCCCCGAACTCAGGAATTATTCATGACCTAGAGATTTATCCATCTCTGGAGAAAAGCTTGCTTCAGCAATTGAATGAGCAAGGAGGAGAAGAAAATGTAGCCATCGGCTACCACGCGATTGAGTTCTTGTTGTGGGGACAAGACGATCCTGAAACCAGCACATTGAAGGCAGGTGATCGTCCGCACACTGACTATGTCAGCGCACCAAATGCAGAGCGTCGCGCTGAATACCTCGTGTTATGTGCTGACTTGTTGGTTGAGCACTTGGGAGATATGGTAGACACATGGAATCCCGAAGGAGGTGAGTACTACCAAGAATTCATGGCTATGGATGTCAACCTTGCGCTCCAACAAATCATCACGGGGATTGCGACCTTGAGTAAATCAGAATTGGCAGGTGAACGCATTTTTGTAGCATTAGATAATCAGAATCAAGAAGATGAGCACTCATGTTTCAGTGATAACACGCACCGCGATATTTATCTGAATGCCCAAGGAATTGCCAATGTATTCCAAGGGAGCTACACTCGTCCGAATGGTGATCGCATTGAAGGAGTAGGCTTCATTGACCTCTTGGCTAAAGTTGATAGTTCGTTGACAGTCGAAGCACATGAAATTACTGCGGCGGCACTTCAAAACTCGCAGCAAATTCCGGTGCCGTTTGATCATTCATTGACCTTGGAAACTACAGGTGGTGACGGACCCATTATGAAAGCGATTCTTTCATTACAGAAACAAGGCGACTTATTCATCGAAGTGCGCAATGCACTCCGCCTTGAGCAGCTTTTGGGAACTTCCTGA
- a CDS encoding class I SAM-dependent methyltransferase, whose amino-acid sequence MDWLTVKSWHVRRELRKWMRNAPDKAHILDAGTGFGHNAYWLSCQRDKYSVLAIDQKQSHVCSGNAFVRDTKRKNLLFRTMSIEELEADEAFDLILCTETLEKVENDESAVEHMHGALKDGGLMITTVNRKFKAKCEKGDDFSRPGYQIEEIKKMLKESGFHHVKAHFTGGKAGQWAQRLGVTLPLRLLRMSRLFLLILPFYFILAIPTAIILNWLDSHTAHLSGEGIILLARK is encoded by the coding sequence ATGGACTGGTTGACGGTGAAAAGCTGGCACGTTCGCCGCGAACTTCGGAAGTGGATGCGTAATGCTCCAGACAAAGCACACATCCTCGATGCCGGAACAGGTTTCGGGCACAATGCTTATTGGCTTAGTTGCCAGCGCGACAAGTACAGCGTGCTTGCCATCGATCAAAAGCAAAGCCATGTGTGTTCTGGGAATGCCTTTGTAAGAGACACAAAACGCAAGAACCTACTTTTCCGCACCATGTCTATTGAAGAGTTGGAGGCTGACGAAGCATTCGATCTCATCTTGTGCACTGAAACTTTGGAGAAGGTCGAAAACGACGAATCAGCCGTAGAGCACATGCATGGAGCTCTGAAAGATGGTGGACTCATGATCACAACGGTCAACCGCAAGTTCAAAGCGAAGTGCGAAAAGGGTGATGATTTTAGTCGTCCGGGTTACCAAATCGAGGAGATTAAAAAGATGCTGAAGGAGTCAGGCTTTCATCATGTCAAAGCTCACTTCACGGGCGGTAAAGCTGGCCAATGGGCGCAACGACTTGGGGTAACCCTTCCACTGCGTTTGTTGCGTATGTCGCGTCTATTTTTGCTGATCCTTCCTTTCTATTTCATTTTGGCGATTCCAACGGCCATTATTTTGAACTGGCTTGATAGCCATACTGCCCATCTTTCCGGAGAAGGCATCATCCTCCTCGCAAGAAAGTAG
- the hflX gene encoding GTPase HflX, with protein MIETKKDQETCVLVGLVTKSQRKEHLEEYLDELEFLAKTADAHCLARFTQSLEHPDNKTFVGKGKLEEIREFCHDRKIDMVIFDDELSPTQLRNIEREIKDVKVLDRSNLILDIFASRARTAHAKTQVELAQYQYLLPRLTNMWTHLQKQKGGIGMKGPGEKEIETDRRIIRDKISALKKDLAQIDKQKATQRGNRGAMVRVALVGYTNVGKSTLMNILAKSKVMAENKLFATLDTTVRKVVLQNLPFLLSDTVGFIRKLPHQLIESFKSTLDETRESDILVHVVDVSHPNFEDQMATVSDTLNDIGSGTKPTIVVFNKIDALEFPNPDDVEPNFDEDNPTIFNLEDLKRTWMAKHSDLEVVFISAQERTNLEELRDVLYEKVKVIHQERYPYNNFLY; from the coding sequence ATGATCGAAACGAAAAAGGACCAAGAGACCTGTGTGCTCGTTGGTTTGGTAACGAAATCCCAACGCAAGGAGCATTTGGAAGAATACCTTGACGAGCTGGAATTCCTTGCTAAAACGGCTGATGCTCATTGCCTTGCACGCTTTACTCAATCACTCGAACACCCTGACAACAAAACTTTTGTTGGAAAAGGGAAACTAGAAGAAATCAGAGAGTTCTGCCATGATCGTAAAATCGACATGGTTATCTTCGACGATGAGTTGAGCCCTACGCAGCTTCGAAACATTGAACGTGAGATCAAGGATGTAAAGGTTCTTGATCGTAGCAACCTTATCCTTGACATCTTCGCTTCCCGTGCGCGTACCGCCCATGCGAAGACTCAGGTGGAATTGGCACAATATCAATACCTCTTGCCGCGTCTGACGAACATGTGGACCCACCTTCAGAAGCAGAAAGGGGGTATCGGAATGAAAGGACCTGGGGAAAAGGAGATCGAGACTGACCGTCGTATCATTCGCGATAAGATTTCAGCGTTGAAGAAAGACCTCGCTCAAATCGATAAGCAAAAGGCGACGCAACGCGGAAATCGCGGAGCCATGGTACGCGTAGCCCTCGTTGGATACACGAACGTAGGGAAGTCTACGCTCATGAACATTCTGGCGAAGAGCAAGGTGATGGCTGAGAACAAACTCTTCGCGACCCTCGATACGACGGTGCGAAAGGTGGTGCTTCAGAACCTACCTTTCCTTCTTTCAGATACGGTAGGTTTCATTCGTAAACTACCTCACCAATTGATTGAGTCGTTCAAGTCAACCTTGGATGAAACGCGTGAGTCGGACATTCTGGTTCACGTAGTAGACGTGTCACACCCGAACTTTGAAGATCAAATGGCAACGGTGAGTGACACGTTGAACGACATTGGTTCTGGAACAAAGCCAACAATCGTGGTCTTCAATAAGATCGATGCCCTTGAATTTCCGAACCCTGATGATGTAGAGCCGAACTTCGACGAAGACAATCCAACCATCTTCAACTTGGAGGATTTGAAGCGCACCTGGATGGCAAAACACAGTGATCTAGAGGTGGTTTTCATCTCAGCACAAGAGCGTACGAACCTTGAAGAACTGAGAGACGTACTCTATGAAAAAGTGAAAGTGATTCATCAGGAACGCTATCCTTACAACAACTTCCTTTATTAA
- the dusB gene encoding tRNA dihydrouridine synthase DusB, which translates to MVKIADIEIGEFPLLLAPMEDVSDPPFRALCKKHGADVMYTEFISSEGLIRDAAKSVQKLDIFEYERPVGIQIFGSDIESMKRATEITESANPDIIDINYGCPVKKVACKGAGAGILQDIPKMVSMTSEIVKSTKLPVTVKTRLGWDEDTKYIVEVAERLQDVGIKAISIHGRTRKQMYKGDADWTLISEVKNNPRMQIPVFGNGDVDSPERAVEYRDRWGVDGIMIGRASIGNPWVFNQIKHFMKTGEHLAPPSISDRVDAARQHFEMGVEWKGERLGIVEMRRHYANYFKGIPHFKDHRLALVTLDTVPDILGKLEEIRELFKDFDFTAQSA; encoded by the coding sequence ATGGTGAAAATCGCAGACATAGAGATCGGGGAATTTCCTCTGCTACTCGCTCCGATGGAAGACGTGAGTGATCCGCCGTTCCGCGCGCTTTGTAAGAAGCACGGAGCAGACGTGATGTACACGGAGTTTATTTCTTCGGAGGGATTGATCCGCGATGCAGCCAAAAGTGTTCAGAAGCTCGATATCTTCGAATACGAACGTCCCGTAGGGATCCAAATCTTCGGGAGCGACATTGAGTCAATGAAGCGTGCTACGGAGATCACGGAGTCAGCCAATCCAGACATCATCGATATCAATTATGGTTGTCCGGTGAAGAAGGTAGCCTGTAAAGGTGCAGGAGCTGGTATCCTCCAAGATATTCCGAAGATGGTGTCGATGACGAGTGAGATTGTCAAGTCGACAAAACTTCCGGTCACAGTGAAGACCCGTCTCGGATGGGACGAAGACACCAAGTACATTGTTGAAGTAGCTGAACGTCTGCAAGATGTGGGCATCAAAGCCATCTCCATTCACGGACGTACGCGAAAGCAGATGTACAAGGGTGACGCTGATTGGACCTTGATCTCTGAGGTGAAGAACAACCCCCGCATGCAGATTCCTGTGTTCGGAAATGGAGACGTTGATTCACCAGAACGCGCCGTTGAATACCGTGACCGTTGGGGAGTAGATGGCATCATGATCGGACGTGCCAGCATTGGTAATCCGTGGGTGTTCAATCAGATTAAGCACTTCATGAAGACCGGGGAGCACTTGGCTCCTCCATCCATTTCAGATCGTGTAGATGCTGCCCGCCAGCACTTCGAGATGGGTGTGGAATGGAAAGGTGAACGCCTTGGAATCGTGGAGATGCGTCGTCATTACGCGAATTACTTCAAAGGCATTCCACATTTTAAAGATCACCGATTAGCTCTCGTCACCTTGGATACAGTTCCTGATATTCTAGGGAAGTTGGAAGAGATTCGAGAGCTCTTCAAAGATTTTGATTTTACTGCGCAAAGCGCTTGA
- a CDS encoding FtsX-like permease family protein, whose translation MNVPFFISRRYLFSKKSRNIINVISGISMLVVAAVTTAMITILSAFNGIESLVADLFTSFDAEITVTPAEGKVFAANDSLINYLQVLPEVDYISRTLEDDVIIRYDGQPSVATLLGVDTVFKEVTDIEEVLAYGDYNLDRDGLPCAITGYGIQSELGIPFHPEDYSMITLSAPIRGKKLSRYKEKALNTMPILISAVFSVNAELDVKYIIAPLDYAKELFDYDTEVSQLSIAIAEGVHPEDAKEVVMNALGEGYLVQTRYDKNALVHQTNRSEKWATFLILAFIMIIAAFNIMASLTMLIIEKRKDIFILQSFGLTATDIRRIFSNQGILINVIGAGIGLFLGLSLCLLQQYVGILRLQGSIVEFYPVEIRFLDVIGVMATVLIIGSVFSSFMVRYLIKRFAQ comes from the coding sequence GTGAACGTACCATTCTTTATTTCCAGGAGATATCTGTTCTCAAAGAAGTCAAGAAACATCATCAATGTCATTTCCGGCATTTCGATGCTGGTAGTTGCTGCTGTGACCACAGCCATGATCACCATCCTTTCTGCCTTTAACGGAATTGAGAGTTTGGTGGCTGACCTATTCACCTCATTCGACGCTGAAATCACCGTTACTCCCGCAGAGGGTAAGGTCTTCGCAGCAAACGATTCACTGATCAACTACTTGCAAGTACTTCCGGAAGTAGACTACATCAGTCGAACCTTAGAAGACGATGTCATCATCCGCTACGACGGCCAACCAAGTGTGGCTACTTTGCTGGGGGTTGATACCGTATTCAAGGAGGTAACAGACATTGAAGAAGTACTGGCCTACGGTGATTACAACCTAGATCGTGATGGCCTACCCTGCGCTATTACCGGCTATGGAATTCAGAGTGAGCTAGGCATCCCCTTCCATCCCGAAGATTACTCGATGATCACGCTTTCTGCACCTATTCGGGGCAAGAAATTGAGTCGTTATAAAGAGAAGGCGCTGAATACCATGCCTATTCTTATCAGTGCTGTTTTCAGTGTGAATGCAGAGTTAGACGTGAAGTATATCATTGCCCCTCTTGACTATGCCAAGGAGCTATTTGATTACGATACTGAAGTGAGTCAGCTTTCTATCGCTATCGCGGAAGGGGTCCACCCTGAAGATGCAAAGGAGGTTGTCATGAATGCGCTAGGCGAAGGTTACCTCGTACAAACCCGCTACGACAAAAACGCACTGGTCCATCAGACGAACCGCTCTGAAAAGTGGGCCACCTTTTTGATCCTAGCTTTCATCATGATCATTGCGGCCTTCAATATCATGGCTTCCTTGACCATGCTGATCATTGAGAAGCGTAAAGACATTTTCATCCTTCAGAGCTTTGGATTGACTGCTACAGATATCCGCAGAATCTTCAGTAATCAGGGAATTCTCATCAACGTGATTGGAGCAGGAATTGGTCTCTTCCTCGGACTATCACTTTGCCTGTTGCAGCAATACGTGGGCATCCTGAGATTGCAGGGGTCGATTGTTGAGTTCTACCCGGTCGAAATTCGATTCTTAGATGTGATTGGGGTGATGGCCACTGTCTTGATCATCGGCTCGGTCTTCTCGAGCTTTATGGTTCGCTACCTGATCAAGCGCTTTGCGCAGTAA
- a CDS encoding di-heme oxidoredictase family protein: MKQKIFVISAIAALVTLVVRCSNSTTQVFDQRELLPGGALNTVTDKSVNAFGLASPALEGEQELKFFVGNSFFNQNWVSAPASTTARDGLGPTFNAHSCSGCHFKDGRGRPPAFEGEKGTGLLLRFSKGANGDEALAHYGMQLQDQAIQGVEVEAEFVIDHKRYKDRYEDGSTFELEVPTYRLQNGAFGDFPADLAISPRVAQQMIGLGLLETIPESRLDELSDPDDANGDGISGRKNMVWNALEEQYTVGRFGWKANQPTVAQQVAGAFGGDMGITTPIFPDEHCPGDQLDCANAETGGEPEISQDDFDKVVLYSSNLAVPAPRNAQDPVVMEGKAIFNEIGCAGCHVPSHTTGENAEFSHLSNQTIWPYTDLLLHDMGPELADNRPDFEANGQEWRTQPLWGLGLIETVNGHTRLLHDGRARSIEEAILWHGGEAEGSAQAFKRLGAEDREKILAFLRSL, from the coding sequence ATGAAACAGAAAATCTTCGTCATATCTGCGATTGCTGCGTTGGTTACCTTGGTTGTTCGATGTTCGAATTCGACGACCCAAGTATTTGACCAGCGAGAGTTACTCCCAGGAGGAGCATTGAATACTGTAACCGATAAGTCTGTTAATGCCTTTGGACTGGCTTCTCCAGCGCTAGAGGGAGAGCAAGAGCTCAAATTTTTCGTCGGCAACAGTTTCTTCAATCAGAATTGGGTGTCAGCTCCGGCAAGCACTACCGCTCGTGATGGACTAGGTCCTACCTTCAATGCACACTCTTGTTCTGGTTGCCACTTCAAAGATGGTCGCGGTCGTCCGCCTGCCTTTGAAGGTGAGAAGGGCACGGGGCTCTTGCTTCGATTCAGTAAAGGCGCAAATGGAGATGAGGCCTTGGCGCATTATGGAATGCAACTTCAAGATCAGGCCATTCAAGGTGTAGAGGTTGAAGCCGAGTTTGTGATTGATCATAAGCGGTACAAAGACCGTTACGAAGACGGCTCTACCTTCGAATTGGAAGTACCTACTTACCGCCTTCAGAATGGGGCTTTTGGTGATTTTCCTGCTGACTTGGCTATTTCCCCAAGGGTGGCGCAACAGATGATCGGACTCGGTTTGCTGGAGACCATTCCAGAATCTCGTTTGGATGAGTTAAGTGATCCAGATGATGCGAATGGCGACGGTATTTCAGGACGAAAAAACATGGTCTGGAATGCCTTAGAGGAGCAGTACACCGTAGGCCGTTTTGGGTGGAAGGCCAATCAACCGACGGTGGCTCAGCAAGTGGCAGGCGCTTTCGGTGGAGATATGGGTATCACGACTCCTATATTTCCTGACGAACATTGTCCGGGTGATCAGCTTGATTGCGCTAACGCGGAAACGGGTGGCGAACCTGAGATCTCTCAGGATGACTTTGATAAGGTAGTGCTCTATTCATCGAATCTTGCTGTTCCGGCACCTCGCAATGCGCAAGATCCAGTCGTTATGGAGGGCAAGGCGATTTTCAATGAAATTGGTTGTGCAGGGTGCCACGTGCCTTCGCATACCACCGGGGAGAATGCTGAATTCTCACATCTTTCCAACCAAACTATTTGGCCATACACTGATTTGCTCCTCCATGATATGGGACCTGAACTTGCAGATAATCGTCCTGATTTTGAAGCGAACGGACAAGAGTGGAGAACACAGCCGTTGTGGGGATTGGGATTGATTGAAACAGTTAACGGTCATACGCGGTTATTACATGACGGTCGGGCTCGCTCCATTGAGGAAGCTATTCTTTGGCATGGAGGCGAGGCTGAAGGGTCAGCTCAAGCATTTAAGCGGCTTGGCGCTGAAGACCGAGAAAAAATACTGGCATTCTTAAGATCACTATGA
- a CDS encoding c-type cytochrome, whose product MALLFACGGNDKPTAADFESTVSEADAQKIYTMKCALCHGADGKLMISGAPDLTKSTKTFEERVALITYGKGTMPPQKEVLSTAEIKAVAKYIEAFTE is encoded by the coding sequence GTGGCTCTACTTTTCGCCTGCGGCGGAAATGATAAGCCAACAGCTGCAGACTTTGAGTCGACTGTCTCAGAAGCCGACGCTCAGAAGATCTACACCATGAAGTGTGCCCTCTGCCACGGAGCAGACGGTAAGCTCATGATTAGCGGTGCTCCTGACCTTACGAAGAGCACCAAGACTTTCGAAGAGCGTGTCGCACTCATTACCTACGGAAAAGGCACGATGCCTCCGCAAAAAGAAGTCTTGTCTACTGCTGAAATCAAAGCCGTAGCAAAGTATATCGAAGCTTTTACTGAATAA
- a CDS encoding imelysin family protein translates to MTRFILFLGGLLFVAGCNEPAPERTPIDRNQVKKDLVHGMILPANAEFALTASALARSVETLNDSISTSNLLSAQQAWMEAHAAWSACSFTQVGDIADTFIHNKLYTWPANEQFIKKNLAANETFGEDFAEGIGSNSKGLGAIEYLLFGDGTTPAEEHVQALMDDPKRASMAFSLAQNVQERSAQLEARWKEEAQAFIDNPRTGVSGSLNQLVNMLIRATENLKIQQLQRPLGLTKGDGPDPTAAQAFRSGASLQSIQQTVATIKHWYFGNDNEYSLDELLLDPASLTPADEQTHQKVQSAIAAAESAVKEVDGSLEAALFHDQDDVLTLHDKVAELYVILSVDLASALGVQVTMGDNDGDS, encoded by the coding sequence ATGACGCGATTTATCCTCTTCCTAGGCGGCTTGTTATTCGTTGCTGGGTGCAATGAACCGGCACCGGAAAGAACTCCAATTGACCGCAATCAGGTTAAGAAAGATTTGGTTCATGGAATGATCCTTCCGGCAAATGCCGAATTCGCTCTGACCGCTTCCGCGCTAGCGAGATCAGTAGAAACACTCAACGATTCGATATCGACTTCAAACTTGTTATCAGCGCAGCAAGCATGGATGGAGGCGCATGCCGCGTGGTCTGCCTGTTCATTCACGCAAGTGGGAGACATTGCAGATACATTCATCCATAACAAGCTATATACCTGGCCAGCGAATGAGCAGTTCATTAAAAAGAACCTTGCAGCAAACGAGACCTTCGGAGAAGATTTTGCCGAAGGCATAGGGTCAAATTCGAAAGGACTTGGAGCCATTGAGTACTTGTTGTTTGGTGATGGAACCACTCCAGCTGAAGAGCACGTGCAGGCGTTGATGGATGATCCGAAACGAGCGTCAATGGCGTTCAGCCTTGCTCAGAATGTACAAGAACGCTCAGCGCAACTAGAAGCGCGATGGAAGGAAGAGGCGCAGGCTTTCATCGATAACCCGCGCACAGGGGTGAGTGGTAGTTTGAATCAACTGGTAAACATGCTGATTCGTGCAACGGAAAATCTCAAAATTCAACAACTGCAACGACCTCTTGGTTTGACCAAAGGTGACGGACCCGATCCAACTGCTGCGCAAGCGTTCCGCAGTGGTGCATCGTTGCAAAGCATTCAACAAACTGTTGCAACGATTAAGCACTGGTACTTCGGAAATGACAACGAGTACTCGCTTGATGAACTCCTTCTCGATCCGGCTTCACTGACCCCTGCTGATGAACAAACGCATCAAAAGGTGCAGAGTGCCATCGCAGCGGCAGAATCAGCGGTAAAGGAAGTCGACGGTTCTTTGGAAGCAGCGTTATTCCATGACCAAGATGACGTACTTACTTTGCACGATAAAGTGGCTGAGCTATACGTCATTCTGAGCGTAGACTTGGCTTCAGCTCTTGGTGTTCAAGTAACCATGGGTGATAACGACGGCGATTCCTGA
- the rbfA gene encoding 30S ribosome-binding factor RbfA, protein MAGIRQEKIASLLKRELAQFFQRESSFMFGGRFITVTIVRMSPDLGVAKVYLSFMASKDPKGDLEAVSGQAWLIRKKLAETVGKQLRRMPELQFYVDDSLDYYDDIDRLLNS, encoded by the coding sequence ATGGCAGGAATCCGTCAGGAAAAAATCGCAAGCCTTTTGAAGCGAGAACTCGCTCAATTCTTCCAACGTGAGTCATCATTCATGTTTGGAGGAAGGTTCATTACTGTGACCATCGTTCGTATGTCACCAGACCTTGGCGTGGCCAAAGTCTACCTCAGCTTCATGGCTTCCAAAGATCCTAAAGGCGACCTAGAAGCAGTTTCAGGTCAAGCTTGGCTCATCAGAAAAAAGCTCGCTGAAACGGTTGGTAAGCAATTACGTAGAATGCCAGAGCTGCAGTTCTATGTAGATGATAGTCTTGATTACTACGACGACATCGACCGACTGCTCAACTCGTAA